The Nocardioides marmorisolisilvae genomic interval TGACCGGTTGCTTCTTCTCCGGGTCAAGGGACTCACCGGTGTCGGGCGAGGCGATGGTCGAGCGCGGGTAGACGTCGATGCTGTACGGCGGATTGAGCTGCACCTGGTAGTGACCCTCGGTGTCCTTGACCGCGAGCGGGCCCCCGTCCTTGGTGACTCCCGAGGTGTAGTAGAGGCTGGGCTCCCACTGCAGTCTGGACAGGTCGATGCGCGAGGCCACCGCTACGTGCAGCTCGAGCCGTTCGCCCTCATCCACGTGCACGGCGGTGGGCAGCGCTATCGAGCCGGACTGGGACGCCAGCAGCGTCTTGCTGAACAGCACGGTGGGAGTCGTCAGCGGGTTGTCCCCCGTGCCGGTGTCCAGCAGCTCCAGGGTGACGTCGTCGCTGGTGGGCCGCTTGTGCAGGTCGCCTGCGAACGCGACCGTGCCGGTGAAGGGCATGGTGACCTGCATGTCCTGGCGACCCGCGACGGTGAAGTCCCTCCCGGCGTCGAAGCTGTAGACCGGCAGTCCGTTGGCATCGGCAGTCGAGAGCGACCGGCCGACATAGGTGATCGTGGGATCCCACGCCACCGCGTCGTACTTGCCGTCGTAACCGGACTCGGTGCGGAAGTAGATCCGGTCACCGGCGTCGACGTGGATGTCGCCGACCGCTGAGTCGGGAGGCGTCATGCCGGTGGTGTCGTCCGGCGCCAGGTGGTGGGACCAGACGGTGGCACCGTTGTGCTGGATCGCGACGGTCACGCCGTCCGCGGTGTCGTAGGAGGACGGCGGGGCCTGCTCCATCGCGGCCCGGCCTGCGATCGCGATCGTCCCGGCGTACGGCGCGACCCAGCGGCGCACCGCGTCGACCAATGGCGAGGCGGCCAACTCGTGCTGGTAGATGGACTTCAGCTCGGGCATCAGCGCGCCGGCGTCGACCTGGCTGCTGCGGATCGGAACCCGCGTCGTGCTGCTGTCCGACGTGAACGTCGGCACGCCGTCGACCAGGTGGTCGAAGAGGACGTGGCCGTCGTGGACCAGGTCGGGGAGCCCGTCGTTGTTGACGTCGATGAAGTAGACGCTGCTGTCGGTGAAGGTCCAGGAGTGGTTGTAGAGCAGGGACACGCCGATGTGTGCCTCCGGCCCCACCGTCACTGCGTTGGAGGACTGCTGGCCCAGCGTGTCGAGGGTCGCCAGCGGCTTCGCGTCGCCGAACACCGTGCCGCCGTCGGGCCCGGACTGGTTGATCCGGTACTTGATCTCGTCGCCGGTCTCGAAGACCTTGTCGGGAAGGCCGTCACCGTTGATGTCCTCCATCGCGAGCGTGTCGGTGGAGTCGACGTGGTTGTAGTCGAGGTTCACCCCCACCGAGCCGTCCTTCTCGGGCTCGAGCGGGTTGAAGCCCAGGTAGATGTGGCCGTCGTAGCTGTTCGAGAAGCCACCGCTCAGGGCGCTGGGGTCCTCGAGCCCGGTGATGGCGGAGTTCGCGACGTGGTCGGAGCCGGTGTCCCAGGTCGAGCCGCGCGCGAACCCGTTGTAGCTGTGGTCGTCGCCCTTGACGTTGTCGTAGTAGTGGAACTCGTGCCTGTTGAAGACATGTCCCTGCGAGTCGTCCTCGGTGATCGAGCTCAACAAGGTCTTGGCGAACTCGCCCTGTTCGTAGTCCAGCCGGTAGCGACGGACCATGGTCCCTTGGTAGTTCACCGTGATGCTGTGCAGCAGGCGGCCGGTGACCTCGAGCGCGCCACCACGGGCATCGGTGAGCACGTCGGGTCGCGGCGTCGTCCCGGACACGTAGCGGGTGAGTGCGAGCTCGACCGAGTACGCGCCCGGCTCGATCGCATCGCCCGTGTCGTGGAGGTCGTAGTCGATCCGGGTGAGGTACAGCTGGGAACCGGTGGTGCTGCTCTCGGCTGTCACCGGATCGTTGATCGAGGTGTACTGGTAGTTGGTGACGTTGCCGTCGAAGTCCTCGACCACGGTCAGCGGCCACTTGTAGATCCCGTTCGGAGACTCCAGCACCTGCGAACGGTCCAGGCTCGCGGTCAGCTTGCCGCCGACGTACCTGAGCTGAGCACCGAAGTAGAAGTGCGTCGCGTCCTGGTCGACCACCTCCCACCAGTAGTTCGTCGGACTGTCGCCATGACGAGTGATCGTGTAGAAGTCGCCTTCGACCCGCTCGTGGAAGGTCCGCTCCGCCGTGCGGGGCAGCAGAACGTGGCGGTGCGCGAGCGGCGTCAGCTCATTGCCGTCGAAGTCGTAGCTCTCGCTCTCGCCGCTCCTGTCATAGCGCGGAACGCCCCAGCGGGTGTCGACCGCGATTGCCTGCGTCGAGAGGTCCCAGCCGACGCCCAGCCACCCGTCGGCACCGCTCGAGTCGTAGGTGATCGAGAGGTTGGGCTGGCTGTCATTGCGCCCCGGGGGGACCTGGATCGGGTAGGCGAGCCGTGCGGCCCCCTGCTCGTTGGGAACCGGTGGGTCGATGAGCGAGATCTGCGCGCCCGGGTCGGCCGACTGCTCGGCAGCGAGGGAGTCGGGATCGGTCGAGGTCGTGGGCGTGCCCTGGTCGGGCAGCGCGAGCAGGGAGCCGATCTCGGCCGGTGGCGGGTCGGCATGGGCAGCAGTGGGCATCAGAACGATGCCGACCGAGAGGACCGAGACGACAGCCACCAACATCAAGCGCCACGAGCGCATGTTCAGTTCGCTTTCCCGAGGGCGTCTCGCGACCCATGCACCCGCCGTCCCCGCCGCGGCGCTCCCGACGGATTCGGACGCTAGTTCATACCAGCCCTACCTGTCTCCGAAATGCCGGAACTGGTCGCACCCCGGTGGCGCGCGCAAAAGCACGGCGGCCGCCCCTGGGGACGACCGCCGTGCTCGGTGCGAGGACTCAGCGGGTCTCGCGGTGCTCGGTGTGCTTGCGGCAACGCGGGCAGAACTTCTTCAGCTCCATGCGGTCCGGGTCGTTGCGGCGGTTCTTCTTGGTGATGTAGTTGCGTTCCTTGCAGTCAACGCACGCCAAGGTGATCTTGGGGCGGACGTCGGAGCTCTTGCTGGCCACGGTGCTGCCTTCTTCCTGCTTGCTGCCGGGCCGGTGCTGGCCCGAGGTGGACCCTGGGTTTCGGGGTCCGTCTGGCGGTCGTTGCTGCGTAGCGGGGGCGGGACTCGAACCCGCGACACCACGATTATGAGCCGTGTGCTCTAACCACCTGAGCTACCCCGCCACAGGAACATCGCCGGGCGTGGCGTCATTCCCAGAGCCCCTTTACGGAATCGAACCGTAGACCTTCTCCTTACCATGGAGACGCTCTGCCGACTGAGCTAAAGGGGCGCGGCCCACGGGAGTCCCACGGGCCGACGTGAAGGATACACAGCCGCGAGGGGATACATGAAATCGGAACTGCCGGCAGGGTTCTACCTCCCGCGCGAGGGCGGCGAGGGCGCCCGGGAGCACTTCGAGTCGACCTCCGCGACGGCCGGACCGTGGAGCAGGAAGGCCCAGCACGGCGGTCCGCCGGCCGCTCTTCTGGGGCGCGCGCTGGAGCGGCTGGAGCCCCAGCTGGACCGCGTCCTGGGCCGGTTCAGCATGGACCTCCTCGGCCCCGTCCCGGTCGGCCCGGTGTCCGTCGAGGCGCGCGTGCTGCGCCCGGGGCGATCGGTCTCGCTGCGCGAGGCGGTCCTGTACGACGACGTGGCCGGTCGTCCGGTGGCGATCGGCCGGGCGTGGGCCCTCCCCCGCGCCGAGCCACTCCCCCACCGGCTTCCGGGCCTCACCCACGGTCCCGACCAGGCCGGGAGATCGAGCCACCGGCGTCCTGGTCACGGGGCTATCTCGACGCGATCGAGTGGCGCTGGATCACCGGGTCGATCGGCGAGCCCGGGCCCGCGGTGGTGTGGATGCGTCCGCGGCTCCCGCTGCTGCCCGGCGAGGAGATGAGCCCGTGGCAGCGACTGCTGTGCTGCGCCGACTCCGCCTCCGGGGCATCGGCACGACTCGACCCGGCCGAGTGGGCGTTCCTGAACACCGAGCTGACCGTGCACCTGGTCCGGCCGCCACGCACCGACTGGATCTGCCTCGACGCGGTCACCGAGATCTCCGGCAACCTCCGGCTCGCCACCGCGACGATCCACGACGACAGCACTGCCGATCTCGTCGGCCGGTCGGCCCAGCAGCTGCTGGTGACCGAGATCAGGCGCTGACCGCGTCCTGGATCCGCGCGAACGGTCGCGCCTGCTCGACCTCATAGGCCAGCTGGAGCAGCCGGCGCTCACGCCCCATCCCGGCCGCCAGCTGGATCCCGATCGGAGTGCCCTCGGCGCTGGTCGCGAACGGGAGCGAGATGGCCGGGTCACCGGTGGCGTTCTGCATCGGCGTGAACCCGACCCAGCCCAGGAGACGATCCATCACGACGTCGTACGGCAGCGTCGGGTCGAGGTAGCCGATCCGGGGCGTGACGTGGCTCAGCGTCGGGGTCAGCACCGCGTCGTACTGCCGGTAGAGGCGACGCGAGCTGATCGTCGAGGCACGCAGACGGGCGATCGCGAGAGGCACCCGGGGCAGGTGTCGCAGGACGTAGGCACAGAAGCCCCGCGTCAGCGGCTCGGTCCGGCGCCAGTCGAACGACGGACCGAAGGTGTGCCGTCCGGTGGCGTTGAGGACGAGGAACAGCAATCCGTAGTAGACCTTGAAGTCGCCGACGAAGTAGTCCGGGACCGGTACGTCGATCTCCTCGACGTGATGGCCCATCGACTCCAGCAACGCTGCCGCGGATCGGACCGCCTCGGCGGTCTCGGCGTCGCTCCGGGTGAAGACGGAGTCCACCACGAGCGCGATCCGGCGCCGCTTGCGGCCCGGCCCGACGACGTCCCCGACCGGAGGCAGCCGGAGGTTGCGGAAGAGCCGCTCGGTCTCACGGAGGTAGGCCGCGGTGTCGCGGACCGAACGTGTCACCACTCCGTCGGCCACCACCCGGACCGGCATCTGGCGGGTCATCGCATCCTGCGGGACCCGGCCACGGCTCGGCTTGAGCCCGACCAGGCCGGTGGCCGCGGCCGGGATCCGGATCGACCCACCGCCGTCGTTCGCGTGCGCCAGGGGCACCACCCCGGAGGCGACCAGCGCGGCAGATCCGGCCGAGCTCGCCCCGGAGGAATGCTCGGGACTCCACGGGTTCCGCACGGTCCGCCCCGGCGACTCCGCGCTGGCCGAGATGCCGAACTCCGAGAGCTGGGACTTGCCGAGGTTGACCGGGCCGAGTCGGAAGAACGTGGCCGCGAAGTCGCCGTCCGCGGCGGCGGGCGTGGCGCGGAAGGCTGTGGTGCCGTGCTGGGTCGGCAGGCCGGCGACGTCACTGTTGTCCTTGACGAAGGTGGGCAGGCCCGCGAAGTACCCGGTCGCCGCACCGGCGGACGCGTCGAGCAGGCGGGCGCGCTGCCGGGCCCGGTCGAAGTCGGGACAGGCGATCGCACCGAGAGGTCCGGCGACCCGCTCGGCTCGGGCGATCGCTGCCTCCACCAGTTCCGAGGGCGACACCCGGCCGCTGCGCAGCTCCGCGACCAGGCCGACCGCGTCATGGTCGCCGAGGGCATCGTCGCCGAAGGCGTGCAGGCGGGTCCGGGCCAGGTCGGGGCTGCGTGACATGCGGGTCAACCTATCGGCCGCGCGCGCCCGGCCGACGCGCCTGACACAATGCGGCCAGACCTCGCCAGTGATGACCCGGGAGCCCCGATGAAGAAGCCTCAGCGGACCGTCACCGCCCTGTGCCTGGTCGTGCTCGGGGCGCTCCTCGCCGTGCTGCTCGCCGGCTGCGGCTCCTCGAAGCCCGACCTGACGAAGCTCTCGGTGCCGGCGCTGTTCCACAAGGCCTCGGCCGCGGTGGCCAAGAAGAAGTACATCTCGCTGAGCGGACGCATCGCATCGAGCAACGGCCTGGCCGGCACCGGCCTCGACCTGCACTACGTCGACGGCGACTCGTACGGCGAGATCACCCTGGGCAACGGTGCCCAGCTGCGGATCGAGAGCGTCGGTGGCAAGACCTGGTTCAAGCCCAACGCCGCGTTCTGGCGGGCGCAGATGGGCAAGGATGCCGCGGCGATCCTCAGGGTGATCGCGGGACGGTGGATCCTGGCCAACCCCGACAACGCGAACTTCGGCCAGGTGCTGCAGCTGGCCAGCCGCGACTTCATCGCCAAGCAGGTGCTCGACCCGAAGATCCCCGCCGCCAAGGGGTCGGTGACCACAATCGCCGGCACCGACTGCATCCCGCTCCGGCTCAAGGCCGGCACGCTGTATCTGAACGCGAGCACGGCGCTGCCGGTGCGCGTCGCCGGAACCGGGAAGTCGGGCAGCGGCGCCGCCGACTTCAGCTACGCGAAGGTCAGCGCGCCCATCGCTCCGACGGCCAAGCAACAGGTGGACCTGAGCTCGCTGACCGGCCAGTGATCGCGTGGGGGGGCGCCGCACGTGCGGTCGACAGCGCCTCAGCCGCTCGCCCGCCGGTGACAGCCCAGGAGGTGGGTGTCGATCAGGCCGGTGGCCTCCATCAGCGCGTGCATCGTGGTGGGGCCGACGAAGGTGAACCCACGCTTCTTCAGGTCGCGGGACAGCGCCGTCGACCCGGCGCTGAGCGTGGGCAGGTCAGCCGTCGTCACCGGCTGCGGCTGGACCTTGGGCGCGTAGCCGGAGACGAATGCCTCGAGGCCGCCCTCCTCGCGCAGCGCCACGGCGGCCCGAGCGTTGACCAGCGTCGCCGCGATCTTGGCCCGGTTGCGCACGATGCGAGGGTCGGCCATCAGACGGGCCGCATCGCTGTCGTCGTACGTCGAGACCACGTCGACGTCGAAGCCGGCGAACACCTCGCGGAACGCGGGTCGCTTGGCCAGGATCGTGGACCAGGAGAGACCGGATTGGAAGGCCTCCAGGGTGAGCCGCTCGAAGAGCGCGCTCTCGCCACGCACCGGACGGCCCCACTCCTGGTCGTGGTAGTCCCGCATCGGTCCCGGCGCCGCCGCCCAGGGGCAGCGGGCCAGCCCGTCCTCGCCGACGACGGCCGCGCTCGGCACCCGGATCGCCATCGTCAGCTCCGAGGCCGCAGTCGCGCGTTCGGGAGTGCCGGTGCGGGCAACGGCGGGAGCGGATCGTCGACCGGGAGCGTGAAGCGCTCCGACGAGCCGCCGTCGAGCAGCCGCTGCCAGTCCGCGCGGTAGCCGGCGATGTCGTCGTGGTCGCGTCCGATGAAGTTCCACCACATGACGATCTCCTCGCCGAGCGGCTCCCCGCCGATCACCATCAGCCGGGTGGCGCCGACGGCCTCGAGCGCGAGGGCCGAGCTGCCCGTGCCGACGTACCCGAGCTCGTTCGCGGCGACCGGCCCGCCGTCGACCAGCAAGCGGCCGCGGTCCACGAGGAAGCCGTGCTCGTGTGCCGGATCCACCGGCAGGGACAGGCGCGCACCGTCCTCGAGGGCGAGCTCGGCGCCGACGAGCGGACTGTGCACGCGCACCGGGGAGGTACAGCCGAGCAGCGCGCCGATGAACACCCGGGCCGTCCACCCCTCGCCCCGGACCGGCTCGGGCCGATGGTGCTCGAAGTCGGGCTCGGTGTCGCGACTGTGCTCGGGCAGCGCGATCCAGAGCTGGCAGCCGTGCAGCACCGCAGCGTCGGGCGTGGAGTACTCCGAGTGGCTGATCCCGCGGCCGGCCGTCATCAGGTTCAGGGCGCCGGGACTGACCGTGGCCCGGTGCCCGGCGGAGTCACGGTGCTCGATCGTCCCGGCGAAGAGCCAGCTGACCGTGCTCAGCCCGGTGTGGGGGTGCGGCGGGAGCACCATCGGCTCCGCCTCGGCGAGGTCGTCGGGCCCGTAGTGGTCCACGAAGCACCACGCCCCGATGAGGCTGCGCTGGCGCTGCGGCAGGGTGCGCCGCACCGTCATCGCCCGCGGCCCACCCAGCGGCACGTCACGGGGGCTCAGGATCTCCATGACGGTGGAGTCTGCCACCAGCGCGCTGCGCCTGCGCGCCGGTCGACGACCGTCCGGCGAGGCCACCGCCGGTCTTGAACCGAGTCGGCGGCGGGCGCACACTCGAGGTACGGGGCTCTGCCACCCGGGAGGCTGACATGCACGCGACGCTCGACATCTCCACCGACGCCACCCACGACGTCCTGCGACGCCGGCTGCGCAAGGCGATCGCCGGACACTCGGTGGCCCAACACTCCCGCGGCGAGTACCCCGCCACCGACGACTTCCTGTCCAGCACCTCGCGGCACCTGGCCGCGGTGAGCGCCGCGATCGTCCCGGCCGCACGCAAGCAGCTCGATGACGGTGCCGAGCGCGCGAAGGAGCTCGTGCAGCAGTCGCGGCACCTCGAGCTGGCCATGGCCAAGCTCAAGGCCCGGCTGTACGGCGAGGCCCACGTCGCCCAGATCACCTGGGGCGAGCTGTGGACCGACGCGCGCGACGAGCTCGAGCGCACCTTGGAGCTGGAGCGC includes:
- the rpmG gene encoding 50S ribosomal protein L33, giving the protein MASKSSDVRPKITLACVDCKERNYITKKNRRNDPDRMELKKFCPRCRKHTEHRETR
- a CDS encoding amidase, with translation MSRSPDLARTRLHAFGDDALGDHDAVGLVAELRSGRVSPSELVEAAIARAERVAGPLGAIACPDFDRARQRARLLDASAGAATGYFAGLPTFVKDNSDVAGLPTQHGTTAFRATPAAADGDFAATFFRLGPVNLGKSQLSEFGISASAESPGRTVRNPWSPEHSSGASSAGSAALVASGVVPLAHANDGGGSIRIPAAATGLVGLKPSRGRVPQDAMTRQMPVRVVADGVVTRSVRDTAAYLRETERLFRNLRLPPVGDVVGPGRKRRRIALVVDSVFTRSDAETAEAVRSAAALLESMGHHVEEIDVPVPDYFVGDFKVYYGLLFLVLNATGRHTFGPSFDWRRTEPLTRGFCAYVLRHLPRVPLAIARLRASTISSRRLYRQYDAVLTPTLSHVTPRIGYLDPTLPYDVVMDRLLGWVGFTPMQNATGDPAISLPFATSAEGTPIGIQLAAGMGRERRLLQLAYEVEQARPFARIQDAVSA
- a CDS encoding DNA-3-methyladenine glycosylase I gives rise to the protein MAIRVPSAAVVGEDGLARCPWAAAPGPMRDYHDQEWGRPVRGESALFERLTLEAFQSGLSWSTILAKRPAFREVFAGFDVDVVSTYDDSDAARLMADPRIVRNRAKIAATLVNARAAVALREEGGLEAFVSGYAPKVQPQPVTTADLPTLSAGSTALSRDLKKRGFTFVGPTTMHALMEATGLIDTHLLGCHRRASG
- a CDS encoding pirin family protein codes for the protein MEILSPRDVPLGGPRAMTVRRTLPQRQRSLIGAWCFVDHYGPDDLAEAEPMVLPPHPHTGLSTVSWLFAGTIEHRDSAGHRATVSPGALNLMTAGRGISHSEYSTPDAAVLHGCQLWIALPEHSRDTEPDFEHHRPEPVRGEGWTARVFIGALLGCTSPVRVHSPLVGAELALEDGARLSLPVDPAHEHGFLVDRGRLLVDGGPVAANELGYVGTGSSALALEAVGATRLMVIGGEPLGEEIVMWWNFIGRDHDDIAGYRADWQRLLDGGSSERFTLPVDDPLPPLPAPALPNARLRPRS